One region of Camelus bactrianus isolate YW-2024 breed Bactrian camel chromosome 22, ASM4877302v1, whole genome shotgun sequence genomic DNA includes:
- the LTC4S gene encoding leukotriene C4 synthase — protein sequence MPAWPDRATSTMKDEVALLATVTLLGVLLQAYFSLQVISARRAFRVSPPLTTGPPEFERVYRAQVNCSEYFPLFLATLWVAGIFFHEGAAALCGLVYLFARLRYFQGYARSAQQRLAPLYASARALWLLVALAALGLLAHFLPAALRAALLGTLQKMLQTA from the exons ATGCCAGCCTGGCCTGACAGAGCCACCAGCACCATGAAGGATGAGGTGGCTCTTCTGGCCACTGTCACCCTCCTGGGAGTCCTGCTGCAAG cctacTTCTCCCTGCAGGTGATCTCGGCGCGTAGGGCCTTCCGCGTGTCGCCGCCGCTCACCACCGGCCCGCCGGAGTTCGAGCGAGTCTACCGAGCCCA AGTGAACTGCAGCGAGTACTTCCCGCTGTTCCTCGCCACGCTCTGGGTCGCCGGCATCTTCTTCCACGAAG GTGCGGCGGCGCTGTGCGGCCTAGTCTACCTGTTCGCGCGCCTCCGCTACTTCCAGGGTTACGCGCGTTCCGCGCAGCAAAG GCTGGCTCCGCTGTACGCGAGCGCGCGCGCGCTCTGGCTTCTCGTGGCCCTGGCGGCGCTGGGTCTGCTCGCCCACTTCCTCCCGGCGGCCCTGCGCGCCGCGCTCCTCGGAACGCTCCAGAAGATGCTGCAGACAGCCTGA